A single genomic interval of Lysobacter avium harbors:
- the crcB gene encoding fluoride efflux transporter CrcB: MHSLLLVGCGGFLGAIARYSLGLLILPMGGQDRFPLGTLAVNILGCLAVGVLAGVGERYQVFGTEARLFLFTGLLGGFTTFSAFGLEASHLLRRGELAWAALYVGCSVVFGIAAVWLGFKLVSVIPR; the protein is encoded by the coding sequence TTGGATGCGGTGGATTCCTCGGCGCGATCGCGCGTTATTCGCTCGGCCTGCTGATCCTGCCCATGGGCGGACAGGACCGCTTCCCGCTGGGTACGCTGGCGGTGAATATCCTGGGTTGTCTGGCGGTGGGCGTGCTCGCCGGGGTTGGCGAGCGCTACCAGGTGTTCGGAACCGAGGCCCGACTGTTCCTGTTCACCGGCTTGCTGGGGGGGTTCACCACGTTCTCGGCGTTCGGTCTGGAGGCGTCCCACCTGCTGCGTCGAGGCGAGCTCGCATGGGCCGCGTTGTATGTGGGTTGCAGTGTGGTGTTTGGCATCGCCGCGGTCTGGCTGGGGTTCAAGCTCGTCTCGGTCATCCCGCGCTGA